DNA sequence from the Sphingobacteriales bacterium genome:
AAGAATATCAATTACCGGATGCATTATTTTCAAAACCTTTGCAGGAGCATATTGTGTCAGATGAATGGCAGAAAAAAGACAGACCGGTACGGCTATGATTATCGAAATAATGGTCAGCCATAAGGAACTGATGATGAAAGGAAAAAAACCAAATTTTCCCTTCATCGGGCTCCATTCTGATGAAAACAGTAAATCACTTAAGGAAGAATGAGACAGCACTGCAGCTGATTTCCAACTTAATCCTGCAATCAGTATAAGCGGAATTACAAAAACAAAAACAAGGCTGAAATTCATCAAAAATGAAGAAGACTCCGACCTGAGTTTTCGGGATAATTTCATGTTTAATTCTTTATTCAAGCTTTTTCAGGCTGGCATTTATTTTTTCTTCAGATAAAGCAACATAACCTGCTTTTTCAACCATTTTCTGACCCTCTGTCAGAACCCATTTGACAAACTCAATAACCAATTGATTCTGAGGCTTACCGTTGAAAACAAAAAATAAATCACGTGCAGGCGGACTGGGATACACCCCAGATTTGATGGCATTCATAATGTCGTCAAGAGTATTGTAAAAATATTCGGTGCTGTCAATCTTTCCGTCTTCATTGAGATCAATGGGAACGACTTCTATACCGGCATTCTTTTTTCTCGATTGCATATCAAATACATACACCACATTGTTGTATCCAATTGAGTTGATGTTGTTTTTAACTGCATCTGCAATTCCGGGGTCACCGTAAACACCTGTTCCTTTTAGACTTTCCTGATCTTTACCAAGATATTTTCCCCACATTTCAGCAGCTCCGCAAGCATCTGATCTGGTAAAAACCACAATCTTATCCTTGTTTTCGGTCCTGGTGACTTCTCCCCAGGTAAGGACTTCATTGGTCAGAAAAATCTTTTCAAAATCTACCTTTTTGAGCCCTTTTTTCATCAAATCACCCAAAACAGGATTTTTGGCATTGATGGTTGGCAACACTGCATCGCGGGTTACAGCTATCCAGTAAGCTCCTTTTGCCTCTTCCTCAGGCTTAACTTCCCGCGAAAACATTCCGATATCTACCAGACCGGTCAGCGCATCTGCCATTCCTTTGCCTGCACCACCAGCACTGATATTGATTTTTACCTGTGGATGCAGCTTCATGAATTCTTCTGCCCATGCTACTGTCATCGGATACAAGGCAAATGCCCCGGAAATTGTGATTGTACCTTTTAAAGTATCTGTCTCTTTTTCCTGCTTTTTATGGCAGGAAGACATCATCAGTATTGAAGCCAACACCAGCAATACTGAACCATTACAAATAATCTTTTTCATTTTTCAATCTTTTGAGTTTTTTTCGAAAAACAAATGTATATTAGTTCTATCGATTTTATAGACTAATATTGAAAAAATTTTTCAATTTTCTTTAAAAAGTTCTTTTTCCTTATTTAAAATTTTATCTAATGTGATGTTTTTCAATAAATTAACAGTTTCATCCCTTACCTGCTTGATATAAAACCTGATGGCACACTGAGCTTCATCTTTGCAATGCTTACACGGTTCATAATATCTAAAAGTAGCACAAGGCAGCAAAGCGATCGCACCGTCAAACAAACGGACAATATCGGCCAGATTGATGTTTTCAGGTGAGTTGATGAGGTAATATCCCCCACCCTTTCCCATTTTACTGCTGACAAATCCGTTTTTCTTTAATTCGAGCAAAATCAGCTCAAGAAATTTTTTTGGAATTTTTTCTGCTTTTGAGATATCATTGATCAATACAGGCC
Encoded proteins:
- a CDS encoding phosphate ABC transporter substrate-binding protein — encoded protein: MKKIICNGSVLLVLASILMMSSCHKKQEKETDTLKGTITISGAFALYPMTVAWAEEFMKLHPQVKINISAGGAGKGMADALTGLVDIGMFSREVKPEEEAKGAYWIAVTRDAVLPTINAKNPVLGDLMKKGLKKVDFEKIFLTNEVLTWGEVTRTENKDKIVVFTRSDACGAAEMWGKYLGKDQESLKGTGVYGDPGIADAVKNNINSIGYNNVVYVFDMQSRKKNAGIEVVPIDLNEDGKIDSTEYFYNTLDDIMNAIKSGVYPSPPARDLFFVFNGKPQNQLVIEFVKWVLTEGQKMVEKAGYVALSEEKINASLKKLE
- a CDS encoding Rrf2 family transcriptional regulator — protein: MLSKKAQYAIYALTHLARCYNQGPVLINDISKAEKIPKKFLELILLELKKNGFVSSKMGKGGGYYLINSPENINLADIVRLFDGAIALLPCATFRYYEPCKHCKDEAQCAIRFYIKQVRDETVNLLKNITLDKILNKEKELFKEN